From a single Brassica oleracea var. oleracea cultivar TO1000 chromosome C5, BOL, whole genome shotgun sequence genomic region:
- the LOC106343888 gene encoding GATA transcription factor 24-like isoform X2, whose amino-acid sequence MDDDGLHGNNGGMHSGGDELPMHVQYEHHGMMDEHADDGMNGGLETDIPSHLGNPSDHRGEVVDRGGENGDQLTLSYQGQVYVFDHVLPEKVQAVLLLLGGREVPQTLPTTVGSPHQNNRGLSGTPQRFSAPQRQASLLRFREKRKGRNFDKTIRYTVRKEVALRMQRKKGQFTSAKSSNEESALTGPDWGSGQSWALEGCETQKPEALCRHCGTSENSTPMMRRGPEGPRTLCNACGLMWANKGALRDLSKAPPPQITRNLPTNKNDESNLEADQMMVVAGDISNSN is encoded by the exons ATGGATGATGATGGCCTTCATGGAAACAACGGTGGAATGCACAGTGGCGGAGATGAACTTCCAATGCATGTGCAGTATGAGCATCACGGCATGATGGATGAACACGCTGATGATGGGATGAATGGTGGACTTGAGACAGACATCCCTTCTCACCTTGGAAACCCATCTGATCATCGCGGCGAAGTTGTGGACCGTGGCGGTGAAAACGGAGACCAGTTGACGTTGTCCTATCAGGGACAAGTTTATGTTTTTGACCATGTCTTGCCTGAGAAG GTTCAAGCTGTGCTTTTGTTACTTGGTGGAAGAGAAGTACCACAGACGCTCCCGACAACCGTAGGATCACCTCATCAGAACAATAGG GGTTTATCTGGTACTCCTCAAAGGTTTAGTGCCCCGCAGAGGCAAGCCTCGTTGCTCAGATTCAGGGAGAAAAGAAAAGGGAGGAACTTTGACAAGACCATTCGCTACACAGTCAGGAAGGAGGTAGCATTGAG GATGCAGCGTAAGAAAGGTCAGTTCACATCTGCCAAATCAAGCAATGAGGAATCTGCATTAACAGGACCGGATTGGGGATCAGGCCAGAGCTGGGCCTTAGAAGGGTGTGAAACTCAGAAGCCAGAGGCTTT ATGTCGGCACTGTGGAACGAGTGAGAATTCAACACCAATGATGCGACGTGGACCTGAAGGGCCAAGGACACTTTGTAATGCATGTGGACTGATGTGGGCAAACAAG GGAGCTCTTAGAGACTTATCCAAAGCCCCTCCTCCTCAAATAACCAGGAATCTGCCTACAAATAAGAATGAT GAATCTAATCTTGAGGCTGATCAAATGATGGTAGTAGCTGGTGACATTAGCAACTCAAACTGA
- the LOC106343888 gene encoding GATA transcription factor 24-like isoform X1: MDDDGLHGNNGGMHSGGDELPMHVQYEHHGMMDEHADDGMNGGLETDIPSHLGNPSDHRGEVVDRGGENGDQLTLSYQGQVYVFDHVLPEKVQAVLLLLGGREVPQTLPTTVGSPHQNNRVLGLSGTPQRFSAPQRQASLLRFREKRKGRNFDKTIRYTVRKEVALRMQRKKGQFTSAKSSNEESALTGPDWGSGQSWALEGCETQKPEALCRHCGTSENSTPMMRRGPEGPRTLCNACGLMWANKGALRDLSKAPPPQITRNLPTNKNDESNLEADQMMVVAGDISNSN, translated from the exons ATGGATGATGATGGCCTTCATGGAAACAACGGTGGAATGCACAGTGGCGGAGATGAACTTCCAATGCATGTGCAGTATGAGCATCACGGCATGATGGATGAACACGCTGATGATGGGATGAATGGTGGACTTGAGACAGACATCCCTTCTCACCTTGGAAACCCATCTGATCATCGCGGCGAAGTTGTGGACCGTGGCGGTGAAAACGGAGACCAGTTGACGTTGTCCTATCAGGGACAAGTTTATGTTTTTGACCATGTCTTGCCTGAGAAG GTTCAAGCTGTGCTTTTGTTACTTGGTGGAAGAGAAGTACCACAGACGCTCCCGACAACCGTAGGATCACCTCATCAGAACAATAGGGTACTG GGTTTATCTGGTACTCCTCAAAGGTTTAGTGCCCCGCAGAGGCAAGCCTCGTTGCTCAGATTCAGGGAGAAAAGAAAAGGGAGGAACTTTGACAAGACCATTCGCTACACAGTCAGGAAGGAGGTAGCATTGAG GATGCAGCGTAAGAAAGGTCAGTTCACATCTGCCAAATCAAGCAATGAGGAATCTGCATTAACAGGACCGGATTGGGGATCAGGCCAGAGCTGGGCCTTAGAAGGGTGTGAAACTCAGAAGCCAGAGGCTTT ATGTCGGCACTGTGGAACGAGTGAGAATTCAACACCAATGATGCGACGTGGACCTGAAGGGCCAAGGACACTTTGTAATGCATGTGGACTGATGTGGGCAAACAAG GGAGCTCTTAGAGACTTATCCAAAGCCCCTCCTCCTCAAATAACCAGGAATCTGCCTACAAATAAGAATGAT GAATCTAATCTTGAGGCTGATCAAATGATGGTAGTAGCTGGTGACATTAGCAACTCAAACTGA